The genomic region ttcccaggcaagaacactggagtgggttgccatttcctcctccaggggatctacccaggggtcgaacccacatctcttgcatctcctgcattaaagagggtcctttaccactgagccacctaggtcttatgtaaaaaaaaaaacaacaacaaaaacaatcttTTAGGACTTCTACTGTAAGCAACTTTTGAAATGTAGAAATTGAAATTCACTtagattttctttcaatttcacaCTACAAAACCCAGCATCCAGAGTCAATCTGATCACAAATCTATGACAGAAAGAACTGTTCACAATTTGAGTGTCTAGTAATGTTTACAGGCAAGTTAACTTCATTAAGATGACAGAATCAGGAAGTACCTTAGGTATTaattccctcaatttttccccctgaccagggatcgaatctgcatctcctgcattggaagcacagggtcttaaccactggaacatcaggaaagtccctaacCCCTCATTTTATAGGACAGAGtccattttaaaatgtctagTTTTCAGCTCCTAGGAAAAAGGATGATGGTGCTAGTTTTAGTTACTGCACTGCAGTTACTTTAAGACTGTGTTCAGGAAGATATATAATAGTTTTGATCTGTGAAATTAAACttgaaaagtaaattttttgCCGTAACACCTCAGGATGACACAAGACCAGTCTGAGAGACATGGTGTAAGTCTGCAGAGCAATCATGTTTAGACTGGTGCAGTAGAAATTCAGGCAAAACAGGATGAGGAGAAGGGCCAGGCAATGAAGATGGCCCATGAACTGACTGACAGGCATCCCAACCAAGGACCCCCAAGTTGACAAGTTAGGGAGGTGAGCTTTTTAAAGAGTCCAGGTGACAACTGGCCAGGCCCACAGGATTTCTAAATGATTTTGAACAGCCAGGCATTCATTAAAGGGAAATGATCCAGCTTCTTTGTATTTGATCTGatcatgacattctggaaaaccACAAATCTCTATGAGCGTTTTACATACCTTACCTCCTCATCTTCACCACATCCTGTGTCTGAAACTGTTCCCATCTAACAGGAAGGAAAGACATTCCGAAGTCCTCCTTCCTTGCCCTACATGATTCACTCCACCCAGCGCTCCAAAAGTTTCCTCTCCTTGCAGATAAGCTGGCACCTTCAGATGCCCAAGCTGCACTCCTAAACCTAAACTCTCCGTTGATGGGtttcttcttgggagaaaatGAGCCCTGAGCCCCATTAATTTGCTCAGGATAAAAGGAGGCAATACCCAGAACAGGCTCTGAACACTTAGAACAGTACCTTTCCAATTCAAGTAGACTTACTGTGTCATGTGACGGGTTAGTGGCACTCAGGTCAGAGTTTAGCCTGGGCATCAAGGGCACAGCACAGAACCTCTCCTGGCTCCAGGGCCGCAGTCAGCCTGGCAGACAGTGGGCGAGTGTTGCCTGTGGTGCCAGCAAACTCCCTCGTCTGCCCTCAGTCACAGCCACAGGAGCCCCTGTCTCTTCCTCATCTGGCTTCTCAGGAGCCCCGGCACTGCAGCACCAAGGCTGCACTCAGACCCAAGCCCAGACACCCAGAAAGTCCCAGGTGTGAGGACCCCAACTGTGCAGCTCAGCCTGCTTGGCCAGCTGGGGGAGCCTGCAGAGAGATGGGCTGGGGCTCTGGCACTTAGGGAGAGGGAGAAATTGAAAGCAAATTAGATCCAGTCCAGACTAAAAAGAATAAAGCTAAAAATGAGAGGAAGTCTCCCCGAGCAGCCAAAGCTCGCCATACTTGTCCAAACACTGCTGGGTCTTCTTCTGACTTAACCTTCCCCTCGCCCTCGTCCCCTTCAGCGCTGTCAGATCTACACTCTGCCGGGTGTCCAGTCCCTGCGGCCCTGCACTTGCTCAGCAGCACCCCCAGAACTCGGTGTGGCCTCCCCCAAGAGGTGAGGCTCTGCAGGAGGAGCCTGTGTTGCCTGCAGCCACACTTCcactcagtgatttttttaaatctccagaaAAACAGGAGTTCGGAAAGTTTTACTAATGATACAAACTAATAGAATAAAACATGAAACACAAAGCCCTCTATGTTCGGCTTGAGAatcgagccctgggtcgggaagatcccctggagaagggaatggctacccactccagtattctcgcaggggaattccatggccagagggcctggcgggctacagttcagggggtggcaaagagctggacacaactgagcgactaacaacatACAAGAACAAAAACCTAATTTGAGGTCATCACCTGGAGGTAGGAAGAGAGTCATTGGCACTGAATTATAACATGCTACCTCCTTAAAATGGAAGGATTTTTGTTATTGACCTAGATTTTTGTTATCGCATTCCAGTAAACATTTAGCCTTTATCTAGACTTGGATATCAAAGACCAGTTTGAACGTCCTGATTTAATCTGACTAGAAACTGGGACAAGGCCAAGAGTGACTTTGTCCACAGAAAAGCAAACCAAACTTCCTCGGCCAATACAAATAAGATACCAGAGGGACTTTATCAGGTATTTGAATAATTACCTAAAGAAATAGatgctttcataatttaaaaaaaaaactagttgattaaaaaattttttaaagatactaaaactgacatggggttgcaaagagccagatacgactaagcgactgaacaacaaatatttaaatttggGTCCTTCCTTTGTTCAAACTAAATCTCAATAAATTATTATATGTTTATCCCCAAAGGTATAGAACGTATAACCCTTATCTCAACAGTGagtttttcttaaggaaaaaaaaaaattgcattctcTTGTAACTTGCATCAGTTCAAACTGTGGCAAGATCTCACCTGGTAAATACCCCTGGGCTGAGCAGGTGAGCTTTGTCCCTCGTTCATACTGGTAGATACTTTTCCCTCACAAGCAGACACTTTGACAGGTGTATACATAGTGAGCTTATTCATTATTCTGCAGCCTACAAAGGAGGACTTGAAAAAAACCACTGACTCAGGTAGGCAGTTGCCAGAGCTGGACAGTGCCCAAGCAGTACTGGGTCCAACACCCCCAGTGTGCAGACACAGAGGGAAATTGGGACCTCTTCTTGGGGATGAATTCAGATGGTTTCTTCATTCAGACAAGAAAGGGTGAGTAGAACCTGAAAACTGCTTCTAGTCTGTAAAGTGTCCAACCTCAAAAGGCAAAATACACCTTTCAATGACGATTATACTGTAATCATTCCTGCATTTCTGGTGTTTTGTAAAGACAAACCAACAAAACTCCTAAACTTAAACAGACAAGACATTACAAAGACCAGTTATGGAAAGCAGATGTTTACAAATAGCCATATATTCTGTCTGCCCATCACTTAGGAGATGGAAAGCCTACAGTTCAAGTATGATCTACTTTAAGCAAATGCAAACTACGTAATTACAGAGCACTAAATGGTTATTCACATTACAAAATGGTTCTTCAGAGCATCTCTCTGCATAGCATTGTCacttcacatttaaaatataacttatttacaaacattttatttatacacaACTTCAGGAAGTGTGCACTGGGGTAAAATAAGTGGGGAGGAAagatggaagaaggaagaaagtcaCACCTCCATTCCATACTCTGTCTGGGGCTGTCGAGTTCCCAAACAGTAGATGTAAGACTGGAAGAAGCATGTGTGCCAATAAtcacagtgacttttttttttcacagtgacatttaaaaaataataattattctcAATCTGCCTCTAATGATGAATTTTGTATAAAGGTAGCCAAAACCTTCCAGACACAGGAACTAGCATGAGGCTTTAAGTATATGAAATCTGGGACACATAAGATACAATGGATATGGCACATCCATCCATCTAATATCAATATAAGGATATGCTACCCTGAACATATGAAATTCATCTGGACAGAGGCTGGAATTTTCTCTTACAACACTGTTTCAATTAAAGCAGATCTCTGTTGCAAGAGAAAATGTGGCAACCAATAGACCATCTGCCAGGTTCAAAGAGCAGGAAAGAATTTGGTCTCAACAagcccaggatgcctggctcGAAGCACTGGGGTTGAGGGGGCAGAAAGAGCCCCTGCCAGCTGGCTCGGGGGCTGACCTGGGGGCAACCCCGGAGGGAGGCCCTCCAGCTTCCCCACCGTCCACTTGTCTCCCAGGGCACAGATAAGCCAGGCTGAGGCTGAGACTGGCACTACCAGTGTGCGTTTTGTAAATGGCTAAGCAACAGAAGCAGGTAACACAAAAATGTGGAGGTTTTGAGAGTACATCAAAATCCATACTACAAGGTTCAGCTGTCCCCGATCTACTACCAAAAAAGGAccaggggagagagggaaagaagagtGTGCGagatgaagagaaggaaaaggagaaagagaaagagcctggggtggggcaggagggagacAGGGGAGAGAAGATGAACCACGTTCAGACGCTGCTTATTCCCAGGGAATTATATTGTAGCAGCTCAAAGGAGTCTGTGAGTGGAAATGGGAATAACAACTCTGCTCACTGTGAGGGACGGCAAGAGAGGTCTTGAGAACACTTTGGTCTCCAACATTTGGGGCCTGTTTTCCTGCTTGGTCTCTGTGAGGACGCGCTTTGGGCTTTTCGTGGGAGGTCTGGGCTCCCTGGCTTTGAGTCTGGCTTTATAGTTCCTCGCTCCTTGTTTCTGCAAAAGCTGGAAGGTGGCAAGATAGCAGGGAGGGCACACCAGGTTTTTCTCAGGCAGGAGGGACCAGTGCAGGCAGCAGGGCTCAGGCTCAGCCAGCAGGGGCGTCCGGGCCGCCGGGCTGAGGAAAGGCTGCGTTTCCTTGACTTTGTGGTGCCTGGCCAGCTCAGTGGGCTGCTTTTCACCTGCCCCATCAACTGCTTTCACTCCAGAGGCATAAGTCACACACTCATCCTTTTCCACACTTAGTCCCTTCTCTTCTGGCCACAAGAAAAAGTTCTTAGTCTTCTTACCCAGGACATCCAAGCCATTTGCAGGCGAAGACTTTAAGGGAGGGAGGACTAAAAGGGCTTTGGAAGTCAGGGAGTCTGAGGCGGCGAGAATTCTGTCAGTGCCTCTCCAGGGCCTTCTGGGGTCCTTGCCCCTAACAGTCTCTGGGGTGGCCCAGTCTTCCAGGcaccaaatgaattcttttatttgcagacttttcttctctccctgactGTAGGTGGGAAAGCAGATCTTATTAACTTCCCTAGAGGCCATAGTGGGGCCTGGGGGGGTTCCTGGGGTCTGGGAGAGGCTGCCTCCATCCTTCTCCAGGCCGGCCTCGGCCGGAGCTGGAGCTGAAGCCCCAGACTCCAACTTCCCTGCCTCCGACTGAAGCCTGGCCTCCAGGCTCCCATGGGAGAGATTGACACAGAGTAAGCAGCTGCTGGCACTctctcccaccctcgccttcttaaGCTTCTTCCTGGGCCAGATGCAGGCAGTTGGAGAAATCTGTCCCCAGCCTCGGACCTGCAGATAAAGCAGTGTGTTACTCTCAGCCTAGCTGCCCCCACTGTGGCCACATccccattttgactttatttgaatcaatatttttcttcagattgacttaatttattttagttttaactttTCATGCTTGGTTTAGCCTCCTACTACGCCACAGTATTTgtaatagtatttttatttttttaatagtatttttaaacaCTAAAATACTAAGCGATAGTATCTATCAGCACACTGACGtgctgattatatatatatttttagatgtgTATTAAGATAAATTCAgaactattaaaataaaatcaaaaccataCTTGTCCTGCCTGCCAGGCTTTCTTGTACTGCAGGCTCACTGCGCTTGCCTGCACCAAGAAAGGCTGTGTGAGGATATAACCAAGAATATGGCTCCCACCAAGAACCTGACCATGTTGGCACCCAGATCTCGAACTTTCCTCccaaactgtaagaaataaatgtctgctgctGAAGCTGCCCAGCTTATGGTATTCTCTTATAGCAGCCCGAACTGACACAGGGCTGGAGCATCTCCTGTGGTGGGAGCCACTCCGGGCATTCTACGATGTGGAGCAGCACCCTGGCCTCAACCCCAGTATATCCAGAAAcaaccctctcccctccccgccctaGCTGTGCCAAGCAATCAGACCAATTCCCTTACAGTTctaaatttaaaactatatttcaTCATTGATTCTAAGAATAGTTTAAGAATAAACCACCGGGTTCTGTGTAGAACCACCAGGATAGAAATCTCTGGTCTCCTGGGGAGTTAAGTAGCAGGAGTTAAGTTAGGTAGCTTGAGTTAAGGGAACTGGGTTCTGGAGTCCAGAAAAGCTCGGTTCAAGCTCCTGCCTTGACCACCGCCTGGGAGATTTTGACACATTTCATTTTTGGTGCTTTGGTTTCCTTTTCCAAAAAGTAAGGCTATTCATAACACCTGAGAGGGTGAATGAATTGATGTATGTGAAGCATTTAGTACTGTGCCTGCCCATACAGAATGGTCATAAATACTCAAAAGGTACTGCTATTATCATCATTAATATTCTACCTCTGTTTCAGAGGTTTCTATGTTTCATtgcttacacattttttttttttgcaacagtaACTATTTCTGAAAACAGTAAAAGGCTTGTGTCAAAACCCTGACATGCACAAGACCTAACTCAGGAAAATACTCACCGCTTCTTCCCATCCAGTTCCAATGACAATCTCTTTGGCTTTTTTATCCTGTTCAAGTGTAACGTCACTGACACTGAGAAGACAACAAACATGattcttttcacttctttcatcTGGACAAGTATAGATTAATTCAGTTTCTTCTGTGCTTTGAATTTCATAATTTTCACTATTTTCTAATTCAGTCTCATTTTTGTGACCGAAATCCATTACTGTGATGGTTGCTTAAAGTCTTTAACATCTTCTTCCTGTGGTTTAAAATGCAAATGGAACTTAGCTTTTAATActgctttgtttcttttaaaaaaccaattCAGTAACTCAGGTGAAACATTGTCAAGACATGTTCAGGAATAGACAGAAGAAATATTATGAAACCATCCATTGCCAACTATTGACATTATAAAATATAAGGCTAATTTCAAAGACTTATggatttaggacttccctggagctttcactgcagggggtatgggttctacccctgatcagggaactaagatcccgcatgctgaaTAGTGtggcaaaaaacaaataaaacacctggatttatttaaaagaaaaaagattcattGGTCATTCTTATCTTCCAAACTCATgtaaaagatgaaaaagcaaaaatatgcaaaaagCAATCAAAGGTCAACTAAAAGGGTGGCTATGTGATTTCTTACCAATTACATGCAGTTTTCCTTCTATTTGGAATGCAAAAATCTGCAGTGGTATAATACTGATTTTCTGATGGTAAACTTATGCCTTGTTTATAGATTTGAAGTAAATCAGAGCTCATGTTCTTCCACTTCTTGACTTCCACAGAGCTTTACAATCTGATTTGGTTTAAGAGTCACTAGTATAAAACATACATCAAAATCCATATGTTTCCAAGAAAATCACATCAAAGAAACACAACGATCACAGTGAAAATGCTCCCATGGGAAAATGCATTTGCAGATGCAACTAGAAAATTGGATTTGGAGTACAAAGCAGGAAGGCACACACATGTATGCCAGAAGATATTAAATTCTATGACATATGCTATTGAAGTGGCTAGAaccaaaaaatatacaaagaagaaaatgttgaCTGAGATCCAAGCCCCAAAAGTAGATGTCTGGATAAACAAGAATAAACCCAAAGAAAAGCTGATGCTtttcaagatgaaaaggcaaaggaacttaagatatttagaaatgaaataaagaagataaatgataattttaaaaaaagatgagtgAGAGTCTAAGAAACAGAGCCTATGAGAAATTCAGTGTGATACAGAAAATATCTTTTCTAGCAGCATGTAAACTAAACAGCAGTGGAAGAAAATGATCAGCAAAAACCCTGTAAGTAGGggccttccccagtggtccagtggctaagactctgcactcccaatgcagggagcctgggttcaatccctggtcagggaattggatcctgcatgctgtaactaagaccttgcacagccaaaaaaaaaaaaagcctgtaaaCTAGCTTATTATTTTACCAATTGAACATAAGCCATTATgacttgcttcaaaataatcctgcaaggaggtgggggtggttgGTTGTGGTTAGAGAGAGAATGAGGAAATTCAAAAAGCCACAAATTCTGTTTGTTGTAGAAGGGTATGAGGACATGGAGGTTAACTGCACTATTCACTCTACTTTTGGGTCActgtgaaattttccataataaaatgttttttttttaagccatcatGTTAACAGAAtggtttaagaaataaaacatgggATAACAGTGGAGATGAGCAAAGCGTGAATTTTGATCTTAAGCAAACTGAATAAATGTATCAAAGAACAGATTACACGGTTTGGATAATTTTAACTGGGGTAAAGACCTTGAACAGGGACTTAAAGAGAAGAGATGTACCAAAAGGCggggaagaaaatcagaaaaaaaaatggagaatataGTTTGCAAAAATGatttggaaaagtgaaagtgaaagtcgcctagttgtgtccgactctttgtgaccccatgggctatacagtcaatggaattctctgggtcagaatactggagtgggtagcctttctcttctccaagggatcttcccaacccagtgattgatcctaggtctcccacattgcaggcagattctttaccagctgaaccacaggggaagaTTTGGAGATACTCCATAAATAACTGGCCAATTACTCTAAGTAAAAGGACTTACGGCCTTCTCAATGAAATTACTGAATACAAAAGAAGGTGTTGGAAatgcaggaggaaaagaaaaaacacagacaTTACCTTTAGGATCTCTGACCCCACGTTGTGATGATGTCATTTGTTAATGAACTGAGAAGTACAGAGACTACCAAATGCCTCTTTGTTAAGACATCTGGCAAACTCAATGGAGCTTCGACACCCTAACCAATCTGTAACTTAGAATACGAACTGCCCTGCTCCTGAAAGGAACAAAGACTTCATTACCACTGGTCAGTGGCAAAGACACACCAATATTACAGCAGAGTCTAGCGAAAGGACATTATCTTCTGTTGCTACTCTCACAGATATGTtgtataaaagttaaaatgagGACCAGTTTTATCaaattttggtttggttttgtttttaatggattatgtttttggtgtcatgtctAAGAACACTTTGCctaatatgcagatgacaccacccttatggcagaaagtgaagaactaaagagcctcttgatgaaagtgaaagaggagagtgaaaaagttggcttaaagctcaacattcagaaaactaa from Muntiacus reevesi chromosome 2, mMunRee1.1, whole genome shotgun sequence harbors:
- the C2H16orf46 gene encoding uncharacterized protein C16orf46 homolog yields the protein MDFGHKNETELENSENYEIQSTEETELIYTCPDERSEKNHVCCLLSVSDVTLEQDKKAKEIVIGTGWEEAVRGWGQISPTACIWPRKKLKKARVGESASSCLLCVNLSHGSLEARLQSEAGKLESGASAPAPAEAGLEKDGGSLSQTPGTPPGPTMASREVNKICFPTYSQGEKKSLQIKEFIWCLEDWATPETVRGKDPRRPWRGTDRILAASDSLTSKALLVLPPLKSSPANGLDVLGKKTKNFFLWPEEKGLSVEKDECVTYASGVKAVDGAGEKQPTELARHHKVKETQPFLSPAARTPLLAEPEPCCLHWSLLPEKNLVCPPCYLATFQLLQKQGARNYKARLKAREPRPPTKSPKRVLTETKQENRPQMLETKVFSRPLLPSLTVSRVVIPISTHRLL